One window of Mesorhizobium sp. PAMC28654 genomic DNA carries:
- a CDS encoding IS630 family transposase (programmed frameshift) produces the protein MAKSLSEDLRARVVAAVDGGLSRRAAAARFGVAAASSVRWVREWRETGATCAKPQGGDRRSHRVEAYRDIILAAIERRVDITLVELAELLRQEHGASFATSTIWRFLDRHSMTFKKKTAHASEQERPDVAARRNAWFDAQPDLDPEHLVFIDETGASTKMARLRGRTKRGMRCRSPIPHGHWKTTTFTGALRLTGMTAPMVLDGPMTGEWFVAYVEQVLVPTLRPDDVVILDNLPAHKSAAARVAIEATGARMMFLPPYSPDFNPIENAFSKLKSILRKAAARTVAELWDTISAALPCFTPTECANYFAATGYEPE, from the exons ATGGCGAAATCCTTATCGGAAGATTTGCGGGCTCGGGTGGTCGCAGCGGTTGATGGCGGCCTGTCGCGACGGGCGGCAGCGGCGCGATTTGGCGTGGCGGCGGCAAGCTCGGTGCGTTGGGTCCGGGAATGGCGCGAGACCGGAGCCACCTGCGCAAAGCCGCAGGGCGGCGACAGGCGGTCCCACCGCGTTGAAGCGTATCGCGACATCATCCTGGCGGCGATCGAGAGGCGGGTGGACATCACGCTGGTCGAACTCGCCGAGTTGCTGCGACAGGAGCATGGCGCGTCGTTTGCGACGAGCACGATCTGGCGGTTTCTCGATCGTCACTCCATGACCTTCAA AAAAAAAACGGCGCACGCCAGCGAGCAGGAGCGGCCAGACGTGGCGGCGCGACGAAACGCCTGGTTCGACGCCCAGCCCGATCTTGATCCCGAGCATCTGGTCTTCATCGACGAGACCGGAGCCTCGACAAAGATGGCTCGACTGCGGGGGCGCACGAAGCGCGGGATGCGGTGCCGATCGCCAATCCCGCATGGCCATTGGAAGACGACGACGTTCACCGGCGCCCTGCGCCTCACTGGCATGACCGCGCCAATGGTCCTGGACGGCCCGATGACTGGCGAATGGTTTGTCGCCTATGTCGAGCAGGTTCTCGTGCCGACGCTGCGGCCCGACGATGTCGTGATCCTCGACAACCTGCCGGCGCACAAAAGCGCAGCCGCCCGTGTGGCGATCGAAGCAACCGGCGCAAGGATGATGTTCCTCCCGCCCTATTCCCCCGACTTCAACCCGATCGAGAACGCCTTTTCCAAGCTGAAATCGATTCTACGCAAAGCCGCCGCACGAACCGTCGCGGAATTGTGGGATACCATCAGCGCCGCACTGCCTTGCTTCACACCAACCGAGTGCGCCAACTACTTCGCCGCAACAGGATATGAGCCGGAATGA
- a CDS encoding recombinase family protein, translating into MLQPRDLKGRRAISYARWSSGAQASGDSLRRQSENAVAFCVEAGMVLDTEIFDNGVSAFKGANLEAGLGKLVDNIKAGIVDTNMVLILENLDRYSRLDPVDALPRFIDLLKTGLTIVTLQDRRVHTEESYRGNLGNLMQSIVHMSLANEESRKKSERTRAEWASRAAKARQGKVKVSKVPFWIDQKTQGLNSRADCPSSDHLAQIGSQISGVSASSWG; encoded by the coding sequence ATGCTGCAGCCCCGCGACCTCAAGGGACGCCGTGCCATTTCTTATGCCCGCTGGTCGTCTGGTGCCCAGGCATCCGGCGACAGCTTGCGCCGCCAGTCAGAAAATGCTGTCGCGTTTTGTGTTGAGGCGGGAATGGTCCTTGACACCGAAATTTTCGACAATGGCGTCAGTGCCTTCAAAGGTGCCAACCTTGAGGCTGGGCTGGGCAAGCTAGTCGACAACATCAAGGCGGGTATCGTCGACACAAATATGGTCCTGATCCTCGAAAACCTTGATCGTTATTCCCGCCTTGACCCAGTTGACGCGCTTCCGCGCTTCATTGACCTACTCAAAACTGGCCTGACTATTGTGACCTTACAGGACCGCCGCGTTCATACGGAGGAGAGCTATCGCGGGAACCTTGGGAACCTGATGCAGTCCATTGTCCACATGTCGCTTGCCAATGAGGAGAGCCGCAAGAAGTCAGAACGCACAAGGGCGGAATGGGCCAGCCGCGCAGCGAAGGCACGGCAGGGCAAGGTGAAGGTTTCCAAGGTTCCCTTCTGGATTGACCAGAAAACGCAGGGCCTCAATAGTCGTGCTGACTGTCCGTCGTCAGATCATTTGGCTCAGATTGGATCGCAGATTAGCGGAGTGTCGGCCTCATCTTGGGGTTGA
- a CDS encoding IS3 family transposase (programmed frameshift): protein MQRRKFSREFKLEAVRLVKDRGVAVAQAARDLDLHENVLRKWVRETSADPQHAFPGHGQMKPEQQEIDRLRREVTKLKAERDIPKKGRSLLREGCDMRFAFIAKHRSIWPVAWLCNALDVSRSGFHAWLNRSPSARSQHDEMLVPRIDRSFKSSDRTYGARRVWHDVLAEGVSCGLHRVERLMRENGLRARPRRRGLPKDTGERAAVSDNLLDRAFEAAAPNQKWIADFTYIWTAEGWLYVAAVVDLFSRRVVGWAMKAEMTAQLVTDALIMAIWRRGKPDSLLHHSDQGSQYTSEQFQRLMADHGITCSMSRSGNVWDNAAMESFFSSLKTERTARKVYRTRDHAKADVFDYIECFYNPRRRHSTLGYLSPNEFEEQAMLA from the exons ATGCAGAGAAGGAAGTTCAGCCGCGAGTTCAAGCTTGAGGCGGTGAGATTGGTGAAGGATCGGGGCGTTGCGGTGGCGCAGGCGGCCCGTGATTTGGATCTCCATGAGAATGTGCTGCGCAAGTGGGTCCGCGAGACGAGCGCTGACCCGCAGCATGCCTTTCCCGGCCATGGTCAAATGAAGCCTGAGCAGCAGGAGATTGACCGGCTGCGTCGGGAAGTTACTAAGCTGAAGGCGGAGCGCGACATCC CTAAAAAAGGCCGCAGCCTACTTCGCGAGGGATGCGATATGAGGTTCGCCTTTATCGCGAAGCACCGTTCGATCTGGCCGGTGGCATGGCTGTGCAATGCGCTGGATGTGTCGCGCTCAGGCTTCCATGCCTGGCTCAACCGCAGCCCCAGCGCCCGGTCCCAGCACGACGAGATGCTCGTTCCCAGGATCGACCGGAGCTTCAAGAGCAGCGACCGCACCTATGGCGCCCGTCGCGTCTGGCACGACGTCTTGGCTGAGGGAGTCTCCTGCGGTCTTCATCGCGTCGAGAGGCTCATGCGGGAGAACGGCTTGCGTGCCCGGCCTCGGCGCCGCGGGCTACCGAAGGACACTGGCGAGCGAGCCGCCGTGTCGGACAATCTCCTTGATCGCGCCTTCGAAGCTGCTGCTCCGAACCAGAAGTGGATTGCCGACTTCACCTACATCTGGACCGCCGAAGGATGGCTCTATGTTGCGGCGGTCGTCGACCTGTTCTCCAGGCGTGTCGTCGGCTGGGCGATGAAGGCCGAGATGACGGCCCAACTCGTCACCGACGCCCTAATCATGGCGATCTGGCGCCGAGGCAAGCCAGACAGCCTGCTCCATCATTCGGACCAGGGGTCGCAATATACGAGCGAGCAGTTCCAGCGCCTGATGGCCGATCACGGCATTACCTGCTCGATGAGCCGGTCCGGCAACGTCTGGGACAATGCTGCGATGGAGAGCTTCTTCTCGTCGCTCAAAACCGAGCGGACAGCCCGCAAGGTCTACAGGACGAGGGATCACGCCAAGGCAGATGTGTTCGATTACATCGAATGCTTCTATAACCCTCGGCGAAGGCACTCGACGCTGGGCTATCTCAGCCCCAACGAGTTCGAGGAGCAAGCTATGCTAGCTTAA
- a CDS encoding YHYH domain-containing protein — protein sequence MKYALIVACLISSIIGTVSVAVAHSGGTDANGCHHNTKTGEYHCH from the coding sequence TTGAAGTACGCTCTGATCGTTGCATGTCTTATTTCATCAATCATCGGGACCGTAAGTGTAGCTGTCGCCCACAGCGGCGGCACAGATGCAAACGGGTGCCACCATAACACAAAGACAGGTGAGTATCATTGCCACTAG
- a CDS encoding IS5 family transposase — protein MWTDITRAKHARKGLRYSSDLTDAEWMVLEPLLPPRSALGRPPKWSQRSIMEGVFYVLRSGLPWRMLPRDLPPVSTVQRYFYAWRDSGLWNTINHLLLMAVRVAAGREASPSAGVIDSQSVKTTESGGLCGYDAGKKIKGRKRHILTDTLGLLVGAIVHTADIQDRDGAPEVLASIRESFPWLRHVFADGGYAGEKLQTALRGKGGWTLEIIKRSDAAKGFVLLPRRWVVERTFAWFGRNRRLSKDFEQTIESSTAWLLLASVQLMTRRIANP, from the coding sequence ATGTGGACTGATATCACCCGCGCCAAGCATGCCCGAAAGGGACTACGTTATTCAAGCGATTTGACGGACGCGGAATGGATGGTTCTGGAACCGCTGCTTCCGCCTCGCTCGGCGCTTGGCCGCCCGCCGAAATGGTCGCAGCGGTCTATCATGGAGGGCGTGTTTTATGTGCTGCGTAGCGGTCTGCCTTGGCGAATGCTGCCCAGGGACTTGCCGCCGGTATCGACGGTGCAGCGCTATTTCTACGCTTGGCGCGACAGCGGCCTTTGGAACACGATCAACCACCTGCTGCTGATGGCCGTGCGTGTCGCCGCAGGTCGGGAGGCGTCGCCCAGCGCCGGCGTAATCGACAGCCAAAGCGTGAAAACCACTGAAAGCGGCGGGCTTTGTGGCTACGATGCGGGCAAGAAGATCAAAGGCCGAAAGCGCCATATCCTGACCGACACCTTGGGCCTGCTGGTCGGCGCGATCGTCCATACCGCTGACATCCAGGACCGAGACGGCGCCCCCGAGGTTCTGGCTTCTATTCGGGAAAGCTTTCCCTGGCTGCGCCACGTCTTCGCCGATGGCGGCTACGCCGGTGAAAAACTCCAGACCGCGCTCAGGGGAAAAGGTGGCTGGACCCTCGAAATCATCAAGCGATCCGACGCCGCAAAAGGCTTCGTCCTGCTCCCGCGCCGGTGGGTGGTGGAACGAACCTTCGCCTGGTTCGGCCGCAACCGACGCCTGTCCAAGGACTTCGAGCAGACCATCGAAAGCTCCACGGCTTGGCTGCTCCTCGCATCCGTTCAACTCATGACACGGCGCATCGCAAATCCATGA
- a CDS encoding SOS response-associated peptidase: MCNLYNITTTQDAVRQWTRALRDIMGNLEPSLDVYPNQPGPVVRNALDGERELAKLLWGMPTTIERVKGKADYGTTNIRNPQYGHWQQFVGVEHRCVVPVTSFAEPSPTPNDKDPETGIQRNYWFALNEGRPLFFFAGLWTPWQGVRKVKDGPGDFELYGFMTTKPNALIAPIHEKAMPVILTTQEDVETWLTAPWADAKRMQRTASDDALVVVDKPATQIKFSQCLTQKEVG; encoded by the coding sequence ATGTGCAACCTCTACAACATCACCACCACCCAAGACGCTGTACGCCAGTGGACTCGCGCACTGCGGGACATCATGGGCAACCTTGAGCCCTCCCTTGATGTCTATCCAAACCAGCCCGGTCCCGTGGTCCGCAATGCCCTCGACGGTGAGCGCGAGCTTGCCAAGCTGCTTTGGGGGATGCCCACGACCATCGAGCGGGTGAAGGGCAAGGCGGACTATGGCACGACCAACATTCGCAATCCGCAGTACGGACACTGGCAGCAGTTTGTTGGCGTCGAGCATCGCTGCGTGGTTCCCGTCACCAGCTTCGCAGAGCCGAGCCCAACACCGAACGACAAGGACCCTGAGACAGGCATTCAGCGAAACTACTGGTTCGCCCTGAACGAGGGACGTCCGTTGTTTTTCTTCGCGGGTCTTTGGACGCCCTGGCAGGGAGTACGCAAGGTCAAGGATGGGCCGGGGGACTTCGAGCTTTACGGGTTCATGACTACCAAACCCAACGCTCTCATAGCGCCGATCCACGAGAAGGCCATGCCGGTGATCCTAACCACGCAGGAGGACGTAGAGACGTGGCTGACGGCCCCGTGGGCTGACGCGAAGAGGATGCAGCGGACGGCATCGGATGATGCGCTGGTGGTTGTGGATAAGCCCGCCACGCAGATCAAGTTTTCTCAGTGTCTGACCCAAAAAGAAGTTGGGTGA
- the plsY gene encoding glycerol-3-phosphate 1-O-acyltransferase PlsY gives MTYGPVVALVFGYLLGSIPFGLLITRAAGLGDVRKIGSGNIGATNVLRTGNKGLAAATLLFDALKGTVAVLIASHYAPEFGLWAGLGAFLGHLFPVWLGFKGGKGVATYLGVLIGLAWQVALIFAVVWLAVAFLFRYSSLAALVAAVVVPIALYFLGTPQIAGLFVVMSIIVFIKHRANISRLLAGTEGKIGAKG, from the coding sequence ATGACCTACGGTCCCGTCGTGGCACTTGTGTTCGGCTATCTGCTTGGCTCGATCCCTTTTGGGCTTTTGATCACCCGCGCAGCTGGCCTTGGCGATGTGCGCAAGATTGGCTCGGGCAATATCGGCGCAACCAATGTATTGCGCACCGGCAACAAGGGCCTTGCCGCCGCCACGCTGCTGTTCGACGCGTTGAAGGGCACTGTGGCTGTCCTGATTGCCAGTCATTATGCGCCGGAGTTCGGCCTTTGGGCCGGCCTTGGCGCCTTCCTTGGTCATCTCTTTCCAGTCTGGCTCGGCTTCAAGGGCGGCAAGGGCGTGGCCACATATCTTGGCGTGCTGATCGGCCTCGCCTGGCAGGTAGCACTGATCTTCGCCGTGGTCTGGCTCGCCGTTGCCTTCCTCTTTCGTTACTCCTCATTGGCGGCCCTCGTCGCGGCGGTTGTCGTCCCGATAGCGCTCTATTTTCTCGGCACGCCGCAGATTGCCGGACTGTTCGTGGTCATGAGCATCATCGTCTTCATCAAGCACCGCGCCAACATTTCGCGGCTACTCGCCGGCACGGAAGGCAAGATCGGAGCCAAGGGGTGA
- a CDS encoding dihydroorotase produces MSTTVFERARIVDPSRGIDEIGTVIVDGRKIAAAGKAALNQRAPDGATVVDCAGKAIIPGLVDGRVFIGEPGGEHRETIASASVAAAAGGVTSIVMMPDTDPVIDNVALVEFVLRTAKDTASVNIFPAAAITKGLDGRDMTEFGLLREAGAVAFTDGRHTIASALVMRRALTYARDFGAMIVHETQDAALASAGVMNEGLYASWLGLAGIPREAESIPLERDLALARLTRGLYHAAKISTAMAANAVTRAKADGANVTAGVSIHNLSLNENDVGEYRTFFRLTPPLRAEEDRLAMIEAVRDGTIDIIVSSHDPQDVDTKRLPFADAAAGAIGLETLLGAALRLYHNEDLTLLRLVETLSTAPARLFGLPGGTLKPGALADLAVVDLNEPWIVSESGIRSRSKNTCFEGARLQGRVLQTMVAGRTVFSA; encoded by the coding sequence ATGAGCACGACGGTCTTTGAGCGCGCTCGTATCGTCGACCCTTCGCGCGGCATCGACGAGATTGGTACCGTCATCGTCGATGGACGCAAGATCGCGGCTGCCGGCAAGGCGGCGCTGAACCAGCGGGCGCCCGATGGCGCTACCGTCGTCGATTGCGCCGGCAAGGCGATCATCCCTGGTCTTGTCGACGGCCGCGTCTTCATCGGCGAACCGGGCGGGGAGCATCGCGAAACCATCGCTTCCGCCAGCGTTGCAGCGGCCGCCGGCGGCGTGACGTCGATCGTCATGATGCCCGACACCGATCCGGTGATCGACAATGTCGCGCTGGTCGAATTCGTGCTGCGCACGGCCAAGGACACAGCAAGCGTCAACATCTTCCCCGCCGCGGCGATCACGAAGGGTCTCGACGGGCGCGATATGACAGAGTTCGGCCTGCTGCGCGAGGCCGGCGCGGTTGCCTTCACCGACGGGCGACACACTATCGCCAGCGCCTTGGTGATGCGCCGGGCGCTCACCTATGCGCGCGATTTCGGCGCCATGATCGTGCATGAAACGCAGGACGCCGCCCTCGCCTCGGCCGGCGTCATGAATGAAGGCCTTTATGCGAGCTGGCTCGGCCTTGCCGGCATTCCGCGTGAAGCCGAATCCATCCCGCTGGAGCGCGACCTTGCGCTCGCTCGGTTGACGCGCGGCTTATATCACGCGGCAAAGATCTCAACGGCCATGGCCGCGAATGCGGTGACGCGGGCGAAAGCCGACGGCGCGAATGTCACGGCGGGCGTGTCGATCCACAATCTGTCGCTCAACGAGAACGATGTCGGCGAGTACCGCACTTTCTTCCGGCTGACGCCGCCGCTGCGTGCCGAAGAGGACAGGCTGGCGATGATCGAGGCGGTCAGGGACGGCACGATCGACATCATTGTCTCCTCGCACGACCCGCAGGATGTCGACACCAAGCGCTTGCCCTTCGCCGACGCTGCCGCCGGCGCCATCGGGCTCGAAACGCTGCTGGGCGCGGCACTGCGGCTGTACCACAATGAAGACCTCACGCTGCTGAGACTGGTCGAGACGCTGTCCACAGCGCCGGCGAGACTGTTTGGGCTACCCGGTGGCACCCTGAAGCCGGGGGCATTGGCTGATCTAGCTGTTGTCGATCTGAATGAGCCGTGGATTGTTAGCGAAAGCGGCATTCGCTCGCGCTCCAAAAACACCTGTTTCGAGGGCGCGCGGCTGCAAGGCAGGGTCTTGCAAACGATGGTTGCGGGCCGCACAGTATTTTCGGCCTAG
- a CDS encoding aspartate carbamoyltransferase catalytic subunit has product MTDASSLPLYPHRHLLGIRDLSPADIELLLDRADRAVAISRQSEKKTSTLRGRTQINLFYEASTRTQSSFELAGKRLGADVMNMSVASSSVKKGETLIDTAMTLNAMRPDILIIRHQSAGAAALLAQKVGCSVVNAGDGAHEHPTQALLDALTIRRAKGPLSKLIVAICGDILNSRVARSNIMLLNALGAQVRVVAPSTLLPTGIEKMGVIVTRSMAEGLKGADVVMMLRLQRERMEGALVPSVREYYRYFGLDAEKLKAAKGDAMVMHPGPMNRGVEIASEIADGPQSVIQEQVEMGVAVRMAVMEALLDPRRNQEGCGA; this is encoded by the coding sequence ATGACTGACGCTTCGTCCCTGCCGCTCTATCCACACCGCCATCTACTGGGCATCCGCGACCTTTCCCCCGCCGATATAGAGCTTTTGCTCGATCGCGCGGATCGGGCGGTCGCCATCTCCCGGCAGTCGGAAAAGAAGACTTCGACGCTGCGCGGCCGCACCCAGATCAACCTCTTTTACGAAGCCTCCACCCGCACCCAGTCGTCCTTCGAGCTTGCCGGCAAGCGGCTCGGCGCCGACGTCATGAACATGTCGGTGGCCAGCTCTTCGGTGAAGAAGGGCGAAACGCTGATCGACACGGCGATGACGCTGAACGCCATGCGCCCCGACATATTGATCATCCGCCACCAGTCGGCCGGTGCTGCCGCCCTTCTGGCGCAAAAGGTCGGCTGTTCGGTGGTCAATGCCGGCGATGGCGCCCATGAACATCCGACTCAAGCCTTGCTTGACGCACTGACCATCCGCCGCGCCAAGGGTCCGCTGTCGAAACTGATCGTGGCGATCTGCGGCGACATCCTGAATTCGCGCGTTGCGCGCTCGAACATCATGCTGCTCAACGCGCTCGGCGCGCAGGTGCGTGTCGTCGCCCCCTCGACGCTTCTGCCCACTGGCATCGAAAAGATGGGCGTCATCGTCACGCGCTCGATGGCGGAAGGCCTCAAGGGCGCGGACGTCGTGATGATGCTGCGCCTGCAGCGCGAACGCATGGAAGGTGCCCTCGTGCCTTCGGTGCGCGAATATTACCGCTATTTCGGGCTCGACGCGGAAAAGCTGAAGGCTGCCAAGGGCGACGCGATGGTGATGCATCCCGGCCCGATGAACCGAGGCGTCGAGATCGCCTCGGAAATCGCCGATGGTCCGCAAAGCGTTATCCAGGAACAGGTTGAGATGGGCGTTGCCGTGCGCATGGCGGTGATGGAAGCGCTGCTCGATCCGCGCCGTAACCAAGAGGGCTGCGGCGCATGA
- a CDS encoding DNA alkylation response protein, translated as MTDDVTNQPPPLTGGNAWRGDPLLIQLAERFSDPVRKDLDGLGRFVLTQEAQELARLANVETPKLRTHDRQGRRIDLVEFHPAYHALMRRSVANGLHSSIWENGDAEIGRRHQVRAARFYLTAELETGHLCPITMTSASLAALMASPKLFREWAPRVTTRKYDQSQKPPVEKTGLTLGMAMTEKQGGTDVRANVTRAERAGGGFYRLTGHKWFMSAPMSDAFLVLGQAPEGLSCFLVPRVLGDGSGNGFRFQRLKDKLGNRSNASSEVEFVNTIGEMVGEPGAGVKTIMDMVTLTRLDCAVASSAIMRAGLAEAVHHTRHRQVFGTNLIEQPLMQRVLADMALDVAAATALSFRLARSFDEAASDRGEAAFARAMTPVVKYWVCKIAPPLLYEAMECLGGNGYVEEAPLARYYREAPVNAIWEGSGNVMAIDVLRVLNRAPGLFEDVLAGIDRDLGAGGRGTIGVLKAAMQVAGTDEGSARLLTEQLALSAAAAELRRLGAGRIADAFVETRLAGQWRNTYGMLDSRHDARMIIDTLYPPTN; from the coding sequence GTGACCGACGACGTGACGAACCAGCCGCCGCCATTGACTGGCGGGAATGCCTGGCGGGGCGATCCGTTGCTGATCCAGCTTGCCGAGCGCTTTTCCGATCCGGTGCGCAAGGATCTCGATGGTCTCGGCCGCTTCGTGCTGACCCAGGAGGCGCAGGAGCTTGCCCGCCTCGCCAATGTCGAGACCCCAAAACTCCGAACCCATGACCGGCAGGGCCGGCGTATCGACCTGGTCGAGTTCCATCCTGCCTACCATGCGCTGATGCGCCGTTCCGTCGCGAACGGGCTGCATTCATCGATCTGGGAAAATGGCGATGCCGAGATCGGTCGCCGCCATCAGGTGCGCGCGGCCCGCTTCTATCTCACCGCCGAGTTGGAAACCGGGCATCTGTGCCCGATCACCATGACCAGCGCGTCGCTGGCGGCACTGATGGCCAGCCCGAAACTGTTTCGCGAATGGGCGCCCCGCGTCACGACGCGCAAATACGACCAGAGCCAGAAGCCGCCGGTCGAAAAGACCGGCCTGACGCTGGGCATGGCCATGACGGAAAAGCAGGGCGGCACCGATGTGCGCGCCAATGTCACCAGGGCCGAGCGCGCCGGTGGCGGCTTCTATCGCCTGACCGGCCACAAATGGTTCATGTCGGCACCGATGTCGGATGCGTTCCTGGTGCTCGGACAAGCGCCGGAAGGGCTCTCGTGCTTCCTAGTTCCGCGCGTTCTGGGCGATGGTTCGGGCAACGGCTTCCGCTTCCAGCGGCTGAAGGACAAGCTTGGCAACCGCTCCAACGCCTCTTCCGAAGTCGAGTTCGTCAACACCATAGGCGAGATGGTCGGCGAACCGGGCGCTGGCGTGAAGACGATCATGGACATGGTGACGCTGACCCGCCTTGACTGCGCCGTCGCGTCATCGGCGATCATGCGCGCCGGGCTGGCCGAGGCCGTGCATCACACCCGTCACCGGCAGGTGTTTGGCACCAACCTGATCGAACAGCCGCTGATGCAGCGCGTGCTGGCCGACATGGCGCTCGACGTTGCCGCGGCAACCGCCCTGTCGTTTCGGCTGGCGCGCTCCTTCGACGAGGCCGCCAGCGATCGCGGCGAGGCGGCGTTTGCCCGCGCCATGACGCCGGTCGTCAAATATTGGGTCTGCAAGATCGCGCCGCCGCTGCTCTATGAGGCGATGGAGTGCCTGGGTGGCAATGGCTATGTCGAAGAGGCGCCGCTCGCCCGCTACTATCGCGAAGCTCCCGTCAACGCGATCTGGGAAGGGTCCGGCAACGTCATGGCCATCGACGTGTTGCGCGTGCTCAACCGTGCGCCGGGACTGTTCGAGGACGTGCTGGCAGGCATTGATCGTGACCTGGGCGCTGGCGGCCGTGGTACCATCGGCGTGCTCAAGGCCGCGATGCAGGTCGCCGGAACCGACGAGGGCTCGGCCCGGTTGCTCACCGAGCAACTGGCGCTGTCGGCGGCGGCGGCCGAACTGCGCCGGCTGGGGGCAGGGCGGATCGCCGACGCTTTCGTCGAGACGCGGTTGGCCGGGCAGTGGCGCAACACCTATGGCATGCTCGATTCGCGCCACGATGCTCGCATGATCATCGACACGCTCTATCCACCAACGAATTAG
- a CDS encoding DUF6105 family protein, which produces MRYLFALWAAPLILFWGWFFLSLNDINFGYVMLSRQLHDVVFQLYGQMLGIDPAIIPGMVAKACLFDGLLLMALWAFRRRRNIAGWVKRQWTGPVPSERLHRATEGGREHPAG; this is translated from the coding sequence ATGCGCTATTTGTTCGCGCTGTGGGCGGCCCCCCTTATTTTGTTCTGGGGGTGGTTCTTCCTGTCGCTCAACGACATCAATTTCGGCTATGTCATGTTGAGCCGGCAACTGCATGATGTGGTGTTCCAGCTCTACGGGCAGATGCTGGGCATCGATCCGGCGATCATTCCCGGCATGGTCGCCAAGGCTTGCTTATTCGACGGATTGCTGCTGATGGCGCTGTGGGCGTTCCGCCGCCGGCGCAACATTGCCGGTTGGGTCAAGAGGCAGTGGACGGGCCCGGTTCCGTCCGAGCGGCTGCATCGAGCGACTGAAGGCGGTCGAGAACACCCTGCAGGATAA
- the ruvX gene encoding Holliday junction resolvase RuvX yields MSIIAIEELPAHLGSGKTLAGLDLGDKTIGIAISDRGFSFAHPRPVIMRKKFSLDAAALLTVLQKENAGAIVLGLPINMDGSEGPRAQKSRAFVRNMSGMTDLPFVLWDERLSTVAAERTLIEMDFSRKKRAGKIDSAAAAFILQGVLDRLQSLDAAARTEPGPSTAS; encoded by the coding sequence TTGAGCATCATCGCGATCGAGGAATTGCCGGCACATCTCGGCAGCGGCAAGACCCTGGCCGGTCTTGATCTGGGCGACAAGACGATCGGCATTGCGATTTCAGACCGGGGCTTCTCCTTTGCCCATCCGCGCCCGGTGATCATGCGCAAGAAATTCTCCTTGGACGCGGCGGCCTTGCTCACCGTGCTTCAGAAGGAGAACGCCGGCGCCATCGTGCTTGGCCTGCCCATCAACATGGACGGATCGGAAGGCCCCCGCGCCCAGAAATCCCGTGCCTTTGTGCGCAACATGTCGGGGATGACCGACCTGCCATTCGTTCTGTGGGATGAGCGGCTGTCGACGGTCGCGGCCGAAAGGACGCTGATCGAGATGGATTTTTCGCGCAAGAAGCGCGCAGGCAAGATCGATTCGGCGGCGGCTGCCTTTATCCTGCAGGGTGTTCTCGACCGCCTTCAGTCGCTCGATGCAGCCGCTCGGACGGAACCGGGCCCGTCCACTGCCTCTTGA
- a CDS encoding metal-dependent hydrolase, producing the protein MKLTWYGHSAFRIETAGAKILIDPYLIGNPSWTGGWEEPAEGITHVLLTHGHSDHISGAVEVLNKSGAQLVANFEICMYLVGKGVNGQKINPGNLGGTVDCGAFTTTFVQALHSSSFGEEGGKNVYLGNPGGLVLHFPEDETLYHMGDTDIFSDMALINELHEPKIGIVPIGDRFTMGGAVAALACRRFFKFDTVIPCHFGTFPMIDPTAEKFVAGLDGSGVKVALPKIGETITL; encoded by the coding sequence ATGAAGCTCACCTGGTACGGCCATTCCGCATTTCGCATCGAAACCGCTGGGGCGAAAATCCTCATCGACCCCTATCTGATCGGCAATCCATCGTGGACGGGTGGCTGGGAAGAACCGGCGGAAGGGATCACGCATGTCCTGCTGACCCACGGCCACAGCGATCATATCAGCGGCGCGGTGGAAGTGCTGAACAAGAGTGGCGCCCAGCTCGTCGCGAATTTCGAGATCTGCATGTACCTGGTCGGCAAGGGCGTCAACGGCCAGAAGATCAATCCCGGCAACCTTGGCGGCACTGTTGACTGCGGCGCTTTCACCACGACTTTCGTCCAGGCGCTGCACTCATCCTCGTTTGGCGAAGAGGGTGGCAAGAATGTCTATCTCGGCAACCCGGGTGGGCTTGTCCTGCATTTTCCGGAGGACGAGACGCTCTACCATATGGGCGACACGGATATCTTTTCCGATATGGCGCTCATCAACGAGCTGCACGAACCCAAGATCGGCATCGTGCCGATCGGCGACCGCTTTACCATGGGCGGCGCGGTGGCAGCGCTCGCCTGCCGGCGCTTCTTCAAGTTTGACACGGTCATTCCCTGCCATTTCGGCACGTTTCCGATGATCGATCCCACCGCCGAAAAGTTCGTGGCCGGCTTGGATGGATCGGGCGTGAAAGTGGCGTTGCCGAAGATCGGCGAGACGATCACTCTGTAG